Proteins encoded by one window of Acuticoccus sp. MNP-M23:
- a CDS encoding Tex family protein — MPSLHPRQEPQLNKTAETIARLIADEIGARPAQVTSAVELLDGGATVPFIARYRKEVTGGLDDTQLRTLGERLTYLRELEARRASILNSVREQGKLTGELELAIAGAETKARLEDLYLPFKPKRRTKAMIARENGLEPLLHAIQNDRTAKPETLAEGFLGEKVPTVKAALDGARDIKVEELAENADLLGRLRAFMREEAIISATVVPGKEEAGAKFSDYFDHREKWADIPSHRALAIMRASNEEIVTVDIAPDPETGTARAEGIVAAAIGITGDGPGDAWLRQVAGWAWRVKLTLSMYLDLFGDLRRRAHESAITVFARNLKDLLHAAPAGQRPTLGLDPGIRTGVKAAVVDATGKLVETATIYPFQPRNDVAGAEAKIAELVKRHKVELIAIGNGTASRETERLVEGTFRLLPEGVTRPTKVVVSEAGASVYSASELAAREFPELDVSLRGAVSIARRLQDPLAELVKIEPKSIGVGQYQHDVDQGQLARTLDAVVEDAVNAVGVDLNTASAPLLRQVAGLGPSLAEAIVAHRDTNGAYPTRKALLKVSGLGPKAFEQCAGFLRIREGAEPLDGSAVHPEAYGLARRIVQNCGRDIRDIMGNAAMLKALNPADFVDDTFGLPTVRDILAELEKPGRDPRPDFRTATFADGVDAISDLKPGMTLEGTVTNVAAFGAFVDVGVHQDGLVHISQLADRFVKDPHEVVKAGDVVRVRVVEVDIPRKRIGLTMRKDAPAQDAAAPERPSRQPAGGKPSGPKGRPQSGGKKRSEPRAKDTGGAGNGALGAALLDAMKKRT; from the coding sequence GGTGCCCTTCATCGCCCGTTACCGCAAGGAAGTGACCGGCGGGCTCGACGACACGCAGCTGCGCACTCTCGGCGAGCGCCTCACGTATTTGCGCGAGCTGGAAGCCCGGCGCGCTTCGATCCTGAATTCGGTGCGCGAGCAGGGCAAGCTCACCGGTGAGCTGGAGCTGGCGATTGCTGGCGCCGAAACCAAGGCGCGGCTGGAAGACCTCTACCTGCCCTTCAAGCCCAAGCGCCGCACCAAGGCGATGATTGCGCGCGAGAACGGGCTGGAGCCGCTGCTCCACGCCATCCAGAACGACCGGACGGCAAAGCCGGAGACGCTGGCGGAAGGCTTCCTCGGCGAAAAGGTCCCCACCGTGAAGGCCGCCCTCGACGGGGCGCGCGACATCAAGGTGGAAGAACTGGCGGAGAATGCCGACCTTCTGGGGCGTCTGCGTGCCTTCATGCGCGAGGAGGCGATCATCTCGGCAACGGTTGTGCCCGGCAAGGAGGAGGCCGGCGCCAAGTTTTCCGACTATTTCGACCATCGCGAGAAATGGGCCGACATTCCCAGCCACCGGGCGCTTGCGATCATGCGCGCCTCCAACGAGGAAATCGTGACCGTCGACATTGCGCCGGATCCGGAAACCGGCACTGCCCGCGCAGAGGGCATTGTGGCCGCTGCCATCGGCATCACGGGCGATGGACCGGGCGATGCGTGGCTGCGGCAGGTGGCCGGCTGGGCCTGGCGGGTGAAGCTGACGCTCTCCATGTATCTGGATCTCTTCGGCGATCTCCGGCGCCGTGCGCACGAGAGCGCCATCACCGTGTTCGCGCGCAACCTGAAAGATCTGCTCCATGCCGCTCCGGCGGGTCAGCGGCCGACGCTCGGGCTGGATCCCGGCATCCGCACCGGCGTGAAGGCGGCGGTGGTGGACGCCACCGGCAAGCTGGTGGAGACGGCAACCATCTATCCATTCCAGCCGCGGAACGACGTCGCCGGCGCGGAGGCAAAGATTGCCGAGCTGGTGAAGCGCCACAAGGTCGAGCTGATTGCGATTGGCAACGGCACGGCTAGCCGGGAAACCGAGCGGCTGGTGGAGGGCACCTTCCGCCTCCTGCCTGAGGGGGTGACGCGGCCCACCAAGGTGGTGGTCTCGGAGGCAGGCGCTTCGGTCTATTCGGCCTCGGAGCTGGCAGCGCGCGAATTTCCCGAGCTTGACGTTTCGCTGCGCGGCGCGGTGTCGATCGCGCGGCGCCTGCAGGATCCGCTGGCCGAGCTGGTCAAGATCGAGCCCAAGTCCATCGGTGTCGGCCAGTATCAGCACGATGTGGATCAGGGCCAGCTGGCGCGCACGCTGGACGCTGTGGTGGAAGACGCGGTGAATGCCGTGGGCGTCGACCTCAACACCGCCTCGGCGCCGCTTCTGCGGCAGGTGGCGGGCCTCGGACCGTCACTCGCCGAAGCCATTGTCGCCCACCGGGACACCAACGGCGCCTACCCGACGCGCAAGGCATTGCTGAAGGTATCGGGCCTCGGCCCAAAGGCGTTCGAGCAATGCGCCGGGTTCCTGCGCATCCGCGAAGGCGCCGAGCCGCTGGACGGGTCGGCGGTCCACCCGGAGGCGTATGGCCTTGCGCGCCGCATCGTCCAGAATTGCGGGCGTGACATCCGCGACATCATGGGCAATGCCGCAATGCTGAAGGCGCTGAACCCGGCGGATTTCGTCGATGACACGTTCGGCCTTCCGACGGTGCGCGACATTCTGGCAGAGCTGGAAAAGCCAGGCCGCGACCCGCGCCCCGATTTTCGCACCGCCACCTTTGCCGATGGCGTCGACGCGATTTCCGACCTCAAACCCGGAATGACGCTGGAGGGGACGGTGACGAACGTGGCCGCATTCGGGGCGTTCGTCGACGTCGGTGTCCATCAGGACGGGCTGGTTCACATCAGCCAGCTGGCCGACCGGTTCGTGAAGGATCCGCACGAGGTGGTGAAGGCCGGCGACGTGGTGCGGGTGCGTGTGGTGGAGGTGGATATTCCCCGCAAGCGGATCGGCCTCACCATGCGCAAGGATGCGCCGGCACAAGATGCCGCGGCGCCGGAGCGCCCGTCACGTCAGCCCGCCGGCGGAAAGCCTTCAGGCCCGAAGGGGCGGCCGCAGAGCGGCGGCAAAAAGCGCAGCGAGCCGCGGGCGAAGGACACCGGGGGCGCTGGCAACGGCGCATTGGGCGCGGCCCTTCTCGATGCCATGAAAAAGCGCACCTAG